In Maylandia zebra isolate NMK-2024a linkage group LG9, Mzebra_GT3a, whole genome shotgun sequence, the genomic stretch GAGAGCCGGCCAAGCTCAGTGAGCATTCAGCCTCTGCTGTTCTCCACGCCCCGCGTGGGGGGCAATTTGGCGCTGGGCTCCTCTTCAGTGAGGGCCTTCTGAGTGACGGCCCTGACACGATCATTTATCAAAGCCTGGGAGCGCGTGGTGCTCAGGGGTCCCCCTCTGAACTGATTGCGGCTCAAGCTGGAAAAGTGGAAGCGCTTTGGCCAAGACAGGAAGGCAATGAACAATCAGAGCGTGTCCAGAGAGTATTCATATTTCCAGGCTTGGATTAATGTGCCTTTAGATAAACATACAACTGCAGGCTACTCGCTGGAGGAGCCAGCCTCACACTGCCCCAGGAGAAAACTTGTAGTTACATGACACCGGCGACACTGTTTATTAAAACAGACTGATGTGTTGTTTATGCACTTTCTATTGGCCCTTATACTTCATATTACCATTCACTCacacctttctttttttccctatgATCATCTGTATAGCAATCATAAGATTGCATTATATCTGTTTTAAACAAACTGGGCTATTGTTTGATGTGTAGACAATAACCTTAGAGACACAGTGTTTCCAGTAGAATAATTAGGGATTCAGACACAACAGATTATAGCAGatttcctgctctgtgtttaTTTTCAGGAGCTAGAAGATGTGTTCAGCCACTGGCCTCAGCTGTTTCTAATGGATTTGAGTGGAAATCCTGTGTGTAAAAAACCAAAGTACAGAGACCGCCTGATAACCGTGTGCACAAGCCTCGGTAAAATAATAATCATTTGTTTGCTCAGTTCACTTCTAATTTGAAAATACGCTTTCATTATTTTGCTGTGACTTAAATTTAGGAAACTCTCTTAAGGATAAAATCAAAACATTCACAATAgttcattttatgtttttattttcaatgtttgtttggttaaaacatttcttATAGAGGCTCTTGATGGAAGGGAGATTAATGACTTAACCAGAGAGTTTCTTATTAACTGGAAAGCATCCAGGGAggccaagaagaaaaaaaataataagcatGATGTCTGGAGCACTCATCCCTTATTCTCTAACAAGTAAGTTActttatttgtacattttttttaaaaatccaccaACCTTGTTTACAGTCATTTTTCCCTCCTGTTTTTGCTATTTAATTCTCCCTTTCGTCTTTGCATGGTCCATTAAGTCACTTCTTTGCTTTAGTAAGGCTACTGTGGATCTGCTAATATGTATAACAATACTGGAAAACCATACTATCAGTTTTTAGATTAATgtgaaaatcacaaaaaagtCTGAATTGAGTTTTACATAAGTTCATAAGGCCGCTGGGTGACTTCACACCCATGCAAATTTCAGTAGTAGTAGCAGTACTTGGCTTTGTTTATATTTCAGATGAATTTAACATGGGTCAGGATCTGCAGCCTGGTCACAGCCACGCTAACATGCAGAGGTGGAAGCCACAGCAGTCTCTCAGGTCCAGTATCACAGTTTAAAAAAGCCTACATTCGGCACATCTATGTCATGACTTACTAAATTATTTAACTGCAGACTGAATCCAAATCATAAGTAATAACTGCTGATGGTAGGCTGACCCCAATTCTTAAAGTCCCCCCCTGCCTCCAAAAAAAGTGAACATTGCTAGagaaattcatattttattgtAAGAGTCAGTTAGTTTTGCTTCATTCTCCTTCCtatctttttttcttgaaaACCTGAAAGGAACCATCAGTTTTACTGATTTTACATAAGATTAAAGACATTTCAGTTTAGCCATAAAACAATTATAGAGATAATATTTATTTGTcagcatttgattttttttttctctctctctctcttatctTCCAGGGCAGAAAAATTCCAGTTTCTGTAAATACCCTTGATCTTTTAGCTGTCTCATCAGCTGTCTGCAGTCATGTGGTTGCTTTAAGACAAACCTACAAGTGCACCAAAATCTTCACCCACGACTAACCGTGCTTGTGCCTTGTTTATCCATCTTGATTATTATATCTGCAAAACTGCAGGGAACTCAGAGTCACTGCAGCTTCCTTCACCTATGGCATGTTTTTACAGCATATTCCAAAGTGATTtcattatattgaaataataAGTAACTAAAATTAATAACCattgtggggaaaaaataaagacacttatttaatggttttttttacagctgttttattgataatTGCTTTGTgtgagtgggggggggggggggggggggggggtgtctgaTGATTTAAATAATTTGTCCAAACCCAAACTGCTAGTTGCAATGCATTTCCTGTGATGTCATTTTTCTTCTAAATGCATGTCAGCAAATAAGTGAACATGGAGATCCAGAGTGGCACAATCTAAATGATCGCTCTGCTTTATTATTACAAGTCTTTACATTATCCAAAACTAACAGCGTGTGCTTCCATTTAAACAGCCGTGATAAATGATTCCGTCCTCTTTTATAACATATAAAGCCACAACGCGGACATATTTGGTCTCATCGTCGTTACTTTGAGTTTTTGGGGAGCCACGTGGGTGCGTAACCCTGAAAGATGCGGGATAATTAGGGAAACAAGCTTACTTAACCTTCCCTTACTTCTCCTTATAATTAGTGGCCCGAAGCAATACTGTTACCCCATCCTTACAAAAACAATGTTTATTAAGAACACTCTGAGGATACACATATTATGAATAATTCCTTTCATTAATTTGCCGACATCTCTGTTTGGAGCCCTGAAAATCAGAGTGATTAATTTATGAGTCTCACAAGAATTTCCTCAACGCCTGCCTGTTGATTGCAGTGCTGGAGTTTATTTATTAGCTGTTCCAATGAGTTTGCAATTCAAGACACTCTGGCAATTCGTCACATGTTTTGCATATCACCTTACCCTTGTCAGTTTGGCTTCATGGTCTATTGCAAATAGTGTTTTGGTAGACCAGCCTTTTGTTTCTGACCTTAAGGAGCATATTTGAGGTAATTGTGACCAAACTTCTCCCCAatgccactttttttttcttttttttttttggtgataGGCTTATGAAGAAAATACAGTGTCAAGTTCGCAGCCAATTAGAGTGGGATACGGCCTGCACATATCGGAGTTGAAGCAAAAGAGAGCCCTGCCTCTGGCGTTGAAAACGAGCCTCTGCTGCCCCCAGACAGAAATAAGTTGGGAAGGGGGAAAGAGCAGCCTTTTCTCCGCTGCGAGCGGGTGTTATGGGTCGAAAGATTAATTACGTCGGAGTGAAATACTTGTCCGCCGCTTTGTGTATCCAATAAATTAAGGGCTCCCGAGACTTACGCACACAGGTGAAGTGTTGGATGTGCGTACACGGGGACTGCGGCGCAGCGTTCCTGCATACTTTATAAGGATAAACTGGACTTTGAAAGGGACCTCTTCTACATTGGCGAGCAAATTCTCCGACCTAACGACGTCTTCTTTGGGTTGCCTTCATGTCGTTTTTTGAGGCAGAGCCGTTGAGAAGTACCAGAGGTAAACTCCCCATCAGACTACCGAACAGATAAAGCTCTCATGCCGGGAAAGACTTGGTTTGGAAATCTTCTGAGCATAAATTTATGTCAGTGCAACTGGACAGCTGTCAGTTATTTGGATtaggtttcttttttgttgttttgtttttctttgatgcTGAAAGATTTTTTAGACTTgaagtgtgtttcctgttttatttgcaGCATCATACAGTTTGACATTTAATCACAGAACTTAACTTAtggatataaataaatgcaaaaggCAGCAACTTTAATAGTGTAGATAAGTATAAATGTTTAAGTTCAAATTAGAACATTTGCTACAGAACAGCGGACTCAATTAAATATTCAAATTTGTCTGTAAAATGGCTGAAAGTTACAGCTAGAGTTCAAATAAAATGTGCAGCTACAGTGGGCAGGTATAGGCTAACCTAAAACCTCTTCATCCAGGTCAGTAAGTGCACCCCGATGGTTGGAAGACAGACGCTCCGAATGGACAGCGGTAATTGCTCCGGAGCAGTGGTGGATGACAGTCCAGGATCCAGCCCGAGCTCCAGCCCGAGTCCAGACGGTCGTCGTCAGGAGCTCCACCGGGCCAGAGTGCTCCAGAGCGGCGGGATCGGCGGCAGAGGACGCCCGGCAGCAGCGAATGCGGCGAGGGAGAGGAGCCGGGTACAGACGCTGAGGAACGCCTTCCTGGAGCTTCAAAGGACTTTGCCGTCAGTGCCGCCGGACACCAAGCTGTCCAAACTCGACGTGCTGATACTGGCCACCACCTATATTGCCCATCTGACTCGAACTCTGCAGGAAGAAGGCACAGAGGAAGGAGAGGGCACGAAACAAACAGAGGCGTTACACTCACTGAAAGGCGAAGGCTACCTGCACCCGGTGAAGGTCAGTGTTAATAAGCATTAATCACTAGAGATCTAGTTTTGTTTTCAATTCTTCATTAATTGTTTTATTCTAAAATTATTTTGGTAATCATGTTCTGTTAGAAATttctcactttttaaaatataagaaGTTAGCACAGCCTTTATCCTATAGATGCAGAAAATCCTGTCACACCACCGAGCTCTGCTtttagaaattattttaccaatTTAAATATTT encodes the following:
- the tcf24 gene encoding transcription factor 24, which encodes MVGRQTLRMDSGNCSGAVVDDSPGSSPSSSPSPDGRRQELHRARVLQSGGIGGRGRPAAANAARERSRVQTLRNAFLELQRTLPSVPPDTKLSKLDVLILATTYIAHLTRTLQEEGTEEGEGTKQTEALHSLKGEGYLHPVKKWPMRSRLYVGATGQFLNTSSPSESEDQGPSSSTSQ